The Dokdonia sp. 4H-3-7-5 genomic interval TCAATGTCTATGCCGTCAAACTCATCGTCAATAATATATTGAAAAGAAGGTCCAGCCTTCACATTTAAAGGCCCTATAACATTAAAACCAACAAGTACTGGAATGTCAATTTTTGACAATTCATAATCTATACTATTTGAACCCGAGATATTGCTCTGATATTCTGTGTTGATTTTTGTGTAAAGTAACTCTGGCTGTATGAAGATACCGGCAAACACTGCCTTATAATAAATTCCAGCGTGAAAGCCAGACTTATTTTCCTTGTCAAAAGTACTCTCGGCAAATTCTGAGGTAAACTCTAGATCTCCTACAGAGCCATAATTGAGTCCGCCCTTGATTCCGAAGCCAGCGCTTTGGCTAAATGCAGTCATACCTGATAAGAGTAATACTGCTACAATGATTTTTTTCATAATTGAAGTTTTATTGATTAATAAAGAGACAAATAAAAAGGCAGTATGTTACAATCATACTGCCTATGTCTTTTATGTAAACGGTGGTGTTGTTTGATTATTTTCTAGCAACTACTTTTTCTACAGCCTTTACGATAGCATCTGCATTAAGCCCGTATTTTTCCATAAGTTGTTCTGGCGTCCCACTTTCTCCAAATGTATCTGCTGTCGCAACGTACTCTTGTGGTACAGGGTGGGTAAGAGATAGCTCTCTTGCTACACTTTCTCCTAGACCTCCTAAAAAGTTATGCTCCTCTGCAGTTACCACGCATCCAGTCTTTTTTACAGATTTGATGATTGCCTCTGCATCTAGAGGTTTGATAGTGTGTATATTGATTACTTCTGCTGTGATGCCTTTTTCATTAAGTACTTTGCAAGCCTCAAGCGCTTCCCATACTAGGTGGCCAGTCGCAACAATAGTTACATCATTACCTTCTTGTAATTGTACTGCTTTCCCTATTTCAAATTTTTGATTTTCAGGAGTGAAGTTAGGCACTACCGGACGTCCAAAACGTAAATAAACTGGCCCTACGTGATCTGCAAGTGCTATAGTCGCAGCTTTGGTCTGGTTATAATCACACGTATTGATCACTGTCATTCCTGGTAACATCTTCATGAGTCCGATGTCCTCAAGAATTTGGTGTGTGGCTCCATCTTCACCTAAGGTAAGACCTGCGTGAGATGCACATATTTTTACATTTTTGTCAGAATATGCGATAGACTGTCTAATCTGGTCATAAACACGACCCGTAGAGAAGTTTGCAAAAGTTCCTGTGAAAGGAATTTTACCACCTATTGTTAGTCCTGCGGCGATACCCATCATATTTGCTTCGGCAATTCCTATTTGGAAAAAACGTTCTGGATTTTCATCTATAAACGTTTGTATTTTTAGAGAACCTATAAGATCTGCACAGAGAGAAACAACATTAGGATTTGTTCTCCCTAATTCTGTCATTCCTGCTCCAAAACCTGATCTTGTATCCTTACTGCCTGTATTTTCGTATGTTTTCATTGTAATGATTTTTGGTACGCTTTCGCGAAAGCGTAATAAGAAAAAGGTTTAGTAGTCGCCTAAGGTTTCTGGATTCTGTGCTAGAGCACTCGCGAGTTGCTCATCATTAGGAGCTTTACCATGCCACGCGTGGGTGCCCATCATAAAGTCTACACCATTACCCATGATTGTGTGTAATAATACACAAACTGGTTTTCCATTTCCAGAAAGATCTTTGGCTTGATTCATTCCTTTTACAATAGCTTCTACATCATTTCCTTGCTCGATATCAAGAACAATCCACCCGAAAGCTTCAAATTTTGCGCGCACGCTTCCCATATTTAATACGTGGTCTGTGCTACCATCGATCTGCTGTCCGTTAAGATCTACGGTAGCGATAATATTATCAACCTTTTTTGCCGAAGCATACATAATTGCTTCCCAGTTTTGACCTTCTTGCAATTCACCGTCTCCCATTAAGGTATAGATAGTGTGGTTGTCTTTGTTAAGTTTTTTTGCTTGAGCTGCACCTACCGCAACACTTAATCCTTGACCTAGTGATCCAGAGGCGATACGCACTCCAGGAAGCCCTTCATGTGTAGTAGGGTGTCCTTGTAGTCTAGAGTTAAGTAATCTAAAAGTGTTAAGCTCTTCGACTGGGAAATATCCAGAACGAGCTAATACACTATAGAAAACTGGAGATATATGACCGTTAGAAAGGAAGAAAAGATCTTCTCCTATACCGTCCATATCAAATCCTTCTTTACGTTCCATAAGCTCTTGATAGAGAACCGAAATAAATTCGGCACATCCTAATGATCCGCCTGGGTGTCCAGAACTTACTTTGTGTACTTGTCGTACGATATCTCTACGCACTTGGGTTACAAATGCTTCTAGCTTCTCTATGTCTGCCATATTATTGAATTTATTATGTAAAAATAAGCATATAAAAAAGTCCTACCATCGAGATTGCTCAAGATTGTAGGACTTCTTTGATTTTTGCGAAATATTGAATTTAAACTGCGTTATGCAATTACATCCATATTATCAGAAAGTGTGCCTATAAACTTTGTGATAGGTCCTTTAACCATCATCGCCATCATGGCGTTAAATTCTCCTTCAAAGTGAAGTTGTACCTCAGTTTTATCTGCTGCTAGTTCTTTAATATCTGCAGTAAGTTGGAAAGGTATTTTGTCACTTGCTGCTCCTAGTACTACTTTACTATGAGGAATTCCTTCCTTAAGGTCTAATACTATTTCTGGCATACCTTTAAGTCCAAAAAGGAAACGTGTGTCGCTTATCTTTTCAAACTTAGTGTTCTCTGGCATTAATTTTTCAAAGTTCTCAATGTTCATTAAGAAGTTATAAACTTCTTCTTGTGACTTGTTGAGCGTCTTTACAGGACTTTCTAAATTCATTTAGGTTTTTTTAATATTATTTTTCCCAGGTTGACGGGTTCTTACGCCAGTTTTCTAGCGTTTCTTGTTGTGCTTCGGTAATAAAATTTGTGTCCCTAGCTTGTAGTAGTAAATGAGAGTAATCACTAAGTGTGTTGAGTGTAACTCCAGCTTCTTCAAAATTCTGAGTAGCAGTATCAAAACCGTAGGTAAAGATGGCAAGCATCCCTTTTACCGTCATGTTAGAATTTTTAAGAGCTTCTACTGCCATAAGGCTACTCTTACCTGTGCTTATAAGATCTTCTATCACCACAACAGTGCTGTTAGGTTCTAGGTGACCTTCTATCTGGTTTTTACGTCCATGCTTCTTAGGCTCTGGACGTACATAAGCAAATGGTACGTTGAGATAATCTGCAACAAGCATACCAATACCTATAGCTCCTGTAGCAACACCCACAATAGCATCTGGCTTGCCGTAGATGTTTTCTACTTGCTTTGCCATTTCTTGATGAATGTAGTTTCTAATAGGAGGGTACGATAGTGTGATGCGGTTATCACAATAAATTGGGGATTGCCAACCAGAAGCCCATGTAAAAGGTTCTTGCGGTTGTAATTTTATTGCATTAATTTGCAAAAGCAATTCGGCAGTTTTTTTTGCCGTTTCTTTGTCTAAAATCATACTGCAAATGTATAAAGTTTTTGTGAATGATATTCCTATTATTCTATCTACAGAAAAGGTAATAGGGAAGAACTATAAAACCATCTCCATAAAGAAGGTCAAGATTAAGAAACTGATCAAGAAATTATATGATGGAGAACAGTTATATATTAACCTCTACCACCCTAAGGAAGAGAAGTTACTCAAGCACCTGCGCAAGAAACTTAAACTTGTAATAGCGGGCGGCGGACTCGTATATAACGATAAAAAGGAAATTCTTTTTATCTATCGCAATGGTCGCTGGGACTTGCCTAAAGGTAAGATTGAGAAAAAAGAAGATATAGAGGACTGTGCTATTAGAGAAGTAGAGGAGGAGACAGGTGTTACTGGTCTCACTATTACAAAGCCTCTGGAAATTACTTACCATGTTTTTAAACGCAATGGCGAGTTCAGGCTTAAGGAGACCTTCTGGTTTGAAATGCACACAAGCTGCACAGACGAGCTAGTGCCGCAAGCTAAGGAAGGCATTAAGAAAGCTAAGTGGCTCAACTTTGAAAAATCACAGAAAGCGCTTGATAAATCTTATGAAAATATCAAGCTTATCTTTCCTAAAGAATATTTAATTAAGCATCCTAACGATAGGGTAGCGTAGGTGTGCTTTCTCATAGCTAGAAGATTTTTTATGAATCCAGTCTAGCTGAGCGTACCAGTTATTTGCAAAATCAGGATTTAATGATT includes:
- a CDS encoding transketolase, with amino-acid sequence MADIEKLEAFVTQVRRDIVRQVHKVSSGHPGGSLGCAEFISVLYQELMERKEGFDMDGIGEDLFFLSNGHISPVFYSVLARSGYFPVEELNTFRLLNSRLQGHPTTHEGLPGVRIASGSLGQGLSVAVGAAQAKKLNKDNHTIYTLMGDGELQEGQNWEAIMYASAKKVDNIIATVDLNGQQIDGSTDHVLNMGSVRAKFEAFGWIVLDIEQGNDVEAIVKGMNQAKDLSGNGKPVCVLLHTIMGNGVDFMMGTHAWHGKAPNDEQLASALAQNPETLGDY
- a CDS encoding NUDIX hydrolase, which gives rise to MYKVFVNDIPIILSTEKVIGKNYKTISIKKVKIKKLIKKLYDGEQLYINLYHPKEEKLLKHLRKKLKLVIAGGGLVYNDKKEILFIYRNGRWDLPKGKIEKKEDIEDCAIREVEEETGVTGLTITKPLEITYHVFKRNGEFRLKETFWFEMHTSCTDELVPQAKEGIKKAKWLNFEKSQKALDKSYENIKLIFPKEYLIKHPNDRVA
- the pyrE gene encoding orotate phosphoribosyltransferase, whose product is MILDKETAKKTAELLLQINAIKLQPQEPFTWASGWQSPIYCDNRITLSYPPIRNYIHQEMAKQVENIYGKPDAIVGVATGAIGIGMLVADYLNVPFAYVRPEPKKHGRKNQIEGHLEPNSTVVVIEDLISTGKSSLMAVEALKNSNMTVKGMLAIFTYGFDTATQNFEEAGVTLNTLSDYSHLLLQARDTNFITEAQQETLENWRKNPSTWEK
- a CDS encoding transketolase family protein is translated as MKTYENTGSKDTRSGFGAGMTELGRTNPNVVSLCADLIGSLKIQTFIDENPERFFQIGIAEANMMGIAAGLTIGGKIPFTGTFANFSTGRVYDQIRQSIAYSDKNVKICASHAGLTLGEDGATHQILEDIGLMKMLPGMTVINTCDYNQTKAATIALADHVGPVYLRFGRPVVPNFTPENQKFEIGKAVQLQEGNDVTIVATGHLVWEALEACKVLNEKGITAEVINIHTIKPLDAEAIIKSVKKTGCVVTAEEHNFLGGLGESVARELSLTHPVPQEYVATADTFGESGTPEQLMEKYGLNADAIVKAVEKVVARK
- a CDS encoding orotate phosphoribosyltransferase; this translates as MNLESPVKTLNKSQEEVYNFLMNIENFEKLMPENTKFEKISDTRFLFGLKGMPEIVLDLKEGIPHSKVVLGAASDKIPFQLTADIKELAADKTEVQLHFEGEFNAMMAMMVKGPITKFIGTLSDNMDVIA
- a CDS encoding outer membrane beta-barrel protein, with translation MKKIIVAVLLLSGMTAFSQSAGFGIKGGLNYGSVGDLEFTSEFAESTFDKENKSGFHAGIYYKAVFAGIFIQPELLYTKINTEYQSNISGSNSIDYELSKIDIPVLVGFNVIGPLNVKAGPSFQYIIDDEFDGIDIDFEDPENSFTVGYQLGAGLSFGKLGIDVRYEGAFTDNTIVTESQAEDNSVGFKVDARPSQWILSLSYSLDGGN